The Aphis gossypii isolate Hap1 chromosome 3, ASM2018417v2, whole genome shotgun sequence genome includes a region encoding these proteins:
- the LOC114121492 gene encoding cyclin N-terminal domain-containing protein 1-like, with translation QIYNYLETYVVEWLKLYKKSIQNFKTFYFNGTYPYRSFSPKVVEFIFNLANELGVDNTVKYQCVELYDRFLSEYFIYKHKKYYNNHSNEWLKILKQSKKQSCLRIISCMLLLSKYAQQSVDIKFKDIEAILQRTGHMYTKKNIRYSETEVLRIVGFKLNEPSIFMLVEYFIDVIPFITTDSLYSTCLLLTDFVYIYHQELYDRLQNQKTGYKICTYSEKLELLDVEYDKTTTAAAVVTAFYILNSTDKTNEELCLYLSTLCDKSIDDLLTISTVLISIINSISSGS, from the exons caaatatataattatttagaaacatATGTTGTTGAATGGCTTAAATTGTACAAGAAAagcattcaaaattttaaaacattttattttaatggcacTTACCCATACAGATCGTTTTCACCAAAAGTTgtcgaatttatatttaatcttgCTAATGAACTTGGAGTGGATAACACTGTCAAGTACCAATGTGTTGAGTTATatgatag atttttatctgaatatttcatttacaaacacaagaaatattataacaatcatTCGAATGAGTGgctaaaaattttgaaacagAGTAAGAAACAATCTTGTCTACGAATTATATCGTGCATGCTATTGCTGTCCAAGTATGCTCAACAATCTgtg gatattaaatttaaagatatcgAAGCTATACTACAGCGAACTGGgcatatgtatacaaaaaaaaatattcgttattCAGAAACTGAAGTCTTGCGCATAGTTGGTTTTaag ttgAATGAACCATCTATATTCATGTTGGTTGAATATTTCATTGATGTGATCCCATTTATTACTACAGATAGTCTGTATTCTACATGCTTATTGCTAAcagattttgtttatatttatcaccAAGAGCTTTATGATCGGTTACAGAATCAAAAGACaggttataaaatttgtacttacagtgaaaa ATTAGAACTACTAGACGTTGAGTATGACAAAACAACTACAGCAGCAGCAGTTGTCACagctttttacatattaaattcaacTGATAAAACAAATGAAGAATTATGTTTGTATCTATCAACTTTATGTGACAAGTCTATTGACGATTTGTTAACAATTTCAACAGTTCTAATTTCTATCATTAACTCAATTAGCAGTGGttcataa
- the LOC114121539 gene encoding serine palmitoyltransferase 2 — protein sequence MGPVLKKSYLNYPKLKGSLEKKVTHDDLNTMKESYEKMPLYISIMASLGFYFLIFIGLINHIIFTPKVATEKNRKGYPPLYNTFDSIFLRYVFRRVKDCFNRVVCGVPGAEIDIIDRVTHDSCWSFEHLETKSTFLNLGSYNYLGFAQNEGPCAENTKEIIKEYGWAISSSRQELGTNNLHLELEQLTAEFLGVEDAIVFGMGFATNALNLPAIINSECLVLSDEYNHASVILGIRLSGATSVVYKHNDIKHLEELVRQNIVSGQPKTQKPWEKIFIVTEGIFSMEGSITNLPGIIAIKKKYKIYLYVDEAHSVGALGPKGRGVFDYYNCNPKDVDILMGTFSKSFGSAGGYIAGSKVLIDYLRVNSHASCYATSMAPPVAQIVITSMSMIMGKKHGEEGRKRIIQLASNVKYFRRKLKALGCVVYGNDDSPVIPMLVYMIAKVGATVREFNKFNIATVGVGFPATPLLEGRIRFCMSAALSKEQLDEVLEVTEKVMNKLGLCYSRKPKSNEEILYENPY from the exons ATGGGgccagtattaaaaaaatcataccttAATTATCCAAAATTAAAAGGATCTCTAGAAAag aaagTAACTCATGACGATTTAAATACTATGAAAGAATCATATGAGAAAATGccattatatatatcaattatgGCATCTttaggattttattttttgatttttattggaCTTATTAATCATATCATTTTCACTCCCAAAGTAGCTACTGAAAAAAATCGAAag ggGTATCCACCACTGTACAATACATTTGATAGCATATTTTTGAGGTATGTATTTCGGAGAGTTAAAGACTGTTTTAATCGAGTAGTTTGTGGTGTACCAGGTGCAGAAATTGATATCATTGATAGAGTAACTCATGACAGTTGTTGGTCATTCga GCATCTGGAAACAAAATctacttttttgaatttaggTTCGTATAACTATTTAGGTTTTGCTCAAAATGAAGGTCCATGTGCAGAAAATACTAAGGAGATAATAAAGGAATACGGTTGGGCAATTAGTAGTTCACGTCAGGAACTTGGAACCAACAATCTTCATTTAGAACTCGAACAACTAACAGCTGAATTCTTAGGTGTTGAGGATGCTATAGTATTTGGTATGGGATTTGCCACTAATGCTCTGAATTTACCTGCTATTATAAATTCTGAGTGCTTAGTACTAAGTGATGAGTATAATCATGCATCTGTTATTTTGGGGATACGACTGTCAGGAGCCACATCTGtagtatacaaacataatg atattaaacatttagaaGAATTAGTacgacaaaatattgtttctggTCAACCAAAAACCCAAAAACCttgggaaaaaatatttattgtgacTGAAGGCATTTTTAGCATGGAAGGATCAATTACAAACCTTCCAGGCAtaattgcaattaaaaaaaaatataaa atttatttatatgttgatGAAGCTCATAGTGTTGGAGCTTTAGGACCAAAGGGTCGAGgtgtatttgattattataactgtaatCCAAAAGATGTTGATATATTAATGGGCACATTTAGTAAATCATTTGGTTCTGCTGGAGGATATATAGCTGGcagtaaa GTATTAATTGACTATTTGAGAGTTAATAGTCATGCTTCATGTTATGCTACTTCTATGGCTCCACCTGTTGCTCAAATAGTTATAACATCTATGTCAATGATAATGGGAAAAAAACACGGGGAAGAAGGTAGAAAACGAATTATCCAACTTGCAAGTAATGTCAAATATTTCCGAAGGAAACTTAAGGCCTTAGGTTGTGTAGTTTATGGAAATGATGACTCTCCTGTTATTCCCATGTTGGTGTATATGATAGCCAAAGTTgg ggCAACAGTTAGAgagttcaataaatttaatatagctaCGGTTGGCGTTGGTTTTCCAGCTACTCCATTACTTGAAGGAAGAATTCGTTTTTGTATGTCAGCTGCTTTGTCTAAGGAACAACTTGatgaa gtTCTTGAAGTTACAGAAAaagtaatgaataaattgGGTTTGTGTTATTCTAGAAAACCTAAATCTAATGAAGAAATACTATATGAGAacccatattaa